In a single window of the Dreissena polymorpha isolate Duluth1 chromosome 3, UMN_Dpol_1.0, whole genome shotgun sequence genome:
- the LOC127871273 gene encoding uncharacterized protein LOC127871273 isoform X2, whose amino-acid sequence MFGGESHVEHSRPEVKNDLWQYKEGKWKLEHNGSTTDAPPPRHLAAACGVDRGYMVLFGGLGKSTDNLSSIGDDDIPLGDTWVFYFVESKWYTLHDFYSMMGSPGNISLLPSARGDMASWCVPGNRFTVFGGFGDNSTLHHDLWWLDLMTLTWSTSKLSSSLPKNGDFVSLLNYPNGRSGAMTWVNEGKYYMFGGNTRADNARRKHLPLGYVNDMWLYDVKADMWNYLSGSRDKCSIPGAYGNLGTADKKNLPGCRRKSSAWVDIHGNLWMFGGDGVDQSLESISGHSELLSDVWLFDTAKLTWTWKGGSNKADEKGVFDEQGKKSKEAHPGSRCESVVWMDTKSDMPIDKWYFYLFGGVGHDANGQDGYLNDVWRLDVNLDPSVLKNAPYPAPIFTVIVLAFSLIIFVVVIFAFSRKFFLTERVSKLNIKYSKIEQIED is encoded by the coding sequence ATGTTTGGGGGAGAAAGCCACGTTGAACACAGCAGACCAGAAGTAAAGAATGACCTTTGGCAGTACAAAGAGGGCAAGTGGAAGCTAGAACATAATGGGAGCACAACTGATGCTCCACCCCCACGACATCTGGCAGCGGCGTGTGGAGTGGACAGAGGCTACATGGTCTTGTTTGGAGGGCTAGGGAAAAGCACAGATAATCTTAGCTCCATAGGTGATGACGATATTCCACTTGGGGACACTTGGgtcttttattttgttgaaagtaAGTGGTATACCTTGCACGATTTTTACTCCATGATGGGCTCTCCTGGAAACATATCATTGCTGCCAAGCGCGAGAGGTGATATGGCTTCATGGTGTGTACCTGGTAACAGGTTTACTGTGTTTGGAGGGTTTGGCGACAACAGCACACTGCATCATGATCTGTGGTGGCTGGATCTGATGACACTGACCTGGAGTACATCAAAGCTGTCCAGCTCCTTGCCAAAGAATGGGGACTTTGTGTCTCTCCTGAACTACCCCAATGGGAGATCTGGAGCCATGACATGGGTGAATGAGGGGAAATATTACATGTTTGGTGGAAACACCAGAGCAGACAATGCTAGAAGAAAACATCTCCCTCTAGGGTATGTGAACGACATGTGGTTGTATGATGTGAAAGCAGACATGTGGAACTATCTTTCAGGATCAAGAGACAAATGCTCAATCCCTGGAGCATATGGGAACTTAGGGACTGCAGATAAGAAAAACCTACCAGGCTGTCGCAGAAAATCTTCGGCCTGGGTTGATATCCATGGCAACCTGTGGATGTTTGGAGGAGATGGGGTGGACCAATCCCTAGAGTCCATTAGTGGACACTCTGAGCTGCTTTCAGATGTGTGGTTATTTGATACTGCGAAATTGACTTGGACATGGAAGGGTGGGTCTAACAAGGCTGATGAGAAAGGTGTGTTTGATGAACAAGGAAAGAAATCCAAGGAGGCTCATCCTGGATCAAGATGTGAGTCTGTTGTGTGGATGGACACTAAGTCAGATATGCCCATAGACAAGTGGTACTTTTATTTGTTTGGAGGTGTAGGGCATGATGCTAATGGCCAAGATGGTTATCTGAATGATGTTTGGAGACTTGATGTGAACTTAGATCCCTCCGTCCTGAAGAATGCCCCCTATCCAGCGCCTATTTTTACTGTTATTGTTCTAGctttctcattaattatttttgttgtcGTGATTTTTGCATTCAGTCGAAAGTTTTTTCTTACAGAAAGAGTTTCAAAActaaatatcaaatattcaaaaattgaacAAATTGAGGATTAA